Proteins from one Terriglobia bacterium genomic window:
- a CDS encoding tetratricopeptide repeat protein encodes MIQSKFAYGISGGLRAARRPHGLVFSGCCCAALLLAGVAVSGTILGAGQKPESSVRAPQPAAKGAPSQEAIALVNEGNGLLDRNDFAGAEADYQKALETSPDLPAAHRGLGLALWREGALARAWQELSTVARLEPDNGRAHFELGQLAWAIYSGPSETVAATGLTAGDFRSMALSQIQRASALAPHDFNMRLELAEIELEAGKKKEAEADALGSVAIASTAAERSQAHVALARAYSATGDELRSETEFRKAIEENASSGAAYLGLGQLSLSQSDPAQAEKYFNQAIHVTPELGAAYAALARIYVTARQLGQAMGLLKKAVSLDPDDWQSEFELGKLQMRSGDAAGAKELFTKIVAARPDFLPAGEQLALMRLRQGDVQGAIAQAQALATRDPGAAEGHRVLALAYWRERQNDASLAECAQALAADPHSTSMQALEAFVLWQSKRHGEARRVLHEAATRDPEILSPVTFCREIVCGSSDVLLVGAFLRDNRWILRTPADQ; translated from the coding sequence ATGATCCAGAGCAAATTCGCGTACGGGATTAGCGGCGGTCTGAGAGCTGCGCGGCGTCCGCACGGGCTGGTTTTTTCAGGCTGCTGCTGCGCAGCCCTGCTGCTCGCTGGCGTGGCAGTTTCCGGCACGATTTTAGGCGCCGGACAGAAACCGGAAAGCAGCGTGCGAGCGCCGCAACCCGCCGCCAAGGGGGCGCCATCGCAGGAGGCCATCGCACTCGTAAACGAGGGCAACGGATTGCTCGATCGCAATGACTTTGCGGGCGCGGAAGCCGACTACCAGAAAGCTCTCGAGACCTCTCCTGATTTGCCGGCCGCGCATCGGGGGCTAGGCCTCGCCTTGTGGCGCGAAGGAGCGCTTGCGCGGGCGTGGCAGGAACTGAGCACGGTGGCAAGGCTTGAACCCGACAACGGCCGGGCGCACTTTGAGCTTGGCCAGCTTGCCTGGGCAATCTACAGCGGACCTTCAGAGACGGTCGCAGCCACCGGCCTAACCGCGGGTGATTTCCGGTCGATGGCGTTAAGCCAGATTCAGAGGGCCTCCGCGCTTGCGCCGCACGACTTCAACATGCGCCTGGAACTTGCGGAAATCGAGCTTGAGGCTGGGAAGAAAAAAGAAGCCGAGGCCGATGCATTGGGATCAGTCGCGATTGCCTCCACCGCTGCGGAACGCTCGCAAGCGCACGTGGCGCTTGCGCGCGCCTATTCCGCGACGGGCGATGAATTGCGATCTGAGACCGAGTTCAGGAAGGCCATTGAAGAAAACGCATCCAGCGGCGCCGCTTATCTCGGGCTGGGCCAGCTTTCTCTCTCGCAGAGTGACCCAGCCCAGGCGGAAAAGTATTTCAACCAGGCCATCCATGTCACCCCTGAACTTGGCGCCGCCTACGCTGCCCTCGCCAGGATTTATGTTACGGCCCGGCAGCTCGGGCAGGCCATGGGTTTGTTGAAGAAGGCGGTATCGCTTGATCCGGACGACTGGCAGAGCGAATTTGAACTTGGCAAGCTCCAGATGCGGTCAGGAGATGCGGCCGGCGCCAAAGAGCTGTTTACGAAGATCGTCGCGGCGCGGCCGGATTTCCTTCCGGCCGGCGAGCAACTTGCCTTAATGCGTCTTCGCCAGGGAGACGTGCAGGGGGCCATAGCGCAGGCCCAGGCGCTTGCGACACGCGATCCCGGGGCGGCGGAAGGCCACCGGGTGCTGGCATTGGCGTACTGGCGGGAGCGGCAAAACGATGCATCACTGGCGGAGTGCGCGCAGGCGCTGGCCGCTGATCCACACTCGACCTCCATGCAGGCGCTCGAGGCGTTCGTGCTTTGGCAGAGCAAGCGGCACGGGGAGGCGCGGCGGGTGCTGCATGAGGCGGCCACCAGAGACCCCGAAATCCTTTCGCCCGTGACGTTCTGCCGCGAAATCGTGTGCGGAAGTTCGGATGTTCTGCTGGTGGGCGCGTTTCTGCGGGACAATCGCTGGATTCTGAGGACTCCGGCAGACCAGTAG
- a CDS encoding aquaporin, which yields MTKASDRATPPIKHLWGLFVAEFIGTALLVAVGVSIVILDFGKGSPVAALLPDPGLRRLLTGFMFGVTGAAIAVSPLGKVSGAHINPVVTLAFWMKRKMSGPHALGYVISQVAGGIAGALPLLAWGRIGASVEFGGTFPGSGFTLFQATAGEVVTTLGLIAGLFLFLGHPQIRCYTPLLFPFLYAVMVYVEAPLSGTSTNPARSIGPSLVAGAWSGWWIYWVGPALGTFVALAAGELSWLGRLEIEVAKIYHFGHDPHGVFHRSRW from the coding sequence ATGACCAAAGCCTCCGATCGCGCGACGCCCCCGATAAAACATTTGTGGGGGCTCTTCGTAGCTGAATTTATCGGCACCGCATTGCTCGTCGCGGTGGGCGTTTCCATCGTGATCCTCGATTTCGGGAAGGGAAGTCCGGTGGCTGCGCTTTTGCCTGATCCAGGTCTTCGAAGATTGCTGACAGGTTTCATGTTTGGAGTGACGGGCGCCGCCATCGCTGTCTCGCCTTTGGGAAAAGTCAGTGGCGCGCACATCAATCCGGTTGTGACCCTGGCTTTCTGGATGAAGCGAAAAATGAGCGGGCCGCATGCACTCGGATACGTGATTTCGCAGGTTGCCGGAGGAATTGCGGGCGCTCTGCCGCTGCTGGCCTGGGGACGCATAGGGGCCAGCGTCGAGTTCGGCGGGACGTTTCCGGGAAGCGGGTTTACGCTTTTCCAGGCCACGGCGGGGGAAGTCGTCACCACGTTGGGACTGATCGCCGGTTTGTTCCTGTTTCTCGGGCACCCGCAAATCCGTTGTTACACACCGCTGTTGTTTCCTTTCCTCTACGCGGTGATGGTTTATGTTGAAGCCCCGCTTTCTGGCACCAGCACCAACCCGGCCCGCAGCATCGGGCCGTCGCTTGTGGCAGGGGCCTGGAGCGGATGGTGGATCTACTGGGTTGGCCCAGCCCTGGGGACTTTCGTGGCGCTGGCGGCCGGGGAATTGTCCTGGTTGGGTCGCCTGGAAATTGAGGTGGCGAAAATTTATCACTTCGGACACGATCCACATGGCGTCTTTCATCGCTCCCGCTGGTAG